The Phaseolus vulgaris cultivar G19833 chromosome 10, P. vulgaris v2.0, whole genome shotgun sequence DNA window AAATTAATAGAAATTTAATTTCCAAGCACAGGTGCAAAAACTTTTATAGTGTTTTCTGTAATTATGCAATGCATGCCAACTTTGTTTATTATTAATCTTTATAAAGAATTTTGACAAaccatatttaatattttttattacttcaAAGACTTTTACattattaactaattaaaataaatttaaatataaaatttaatcataagaaatcttgaaaatattaaatttattaaattttctagtaattatatttttaatcacaTTTTTAATACAATTCGCGGAtgagaattaaattaaaacataaatggTTGTTTTTGAGAAAAGAATACAATTTTTTCATGTTATGCATTTGAAATAAGTGGATTACTTAGTGTAATAAGGATCATTAATGAATATATCAATATTCTGTaaaagcaaaaacaaaaaaaaaaaattctcaaaatAACTTGTGCCTATACAGAAGCTTTCTGAATCTTATCCTATTATACTGTAGAAAAAggaaatatattaaaagtataaattaataaaacatttatttagtttttctaaaaaacatttttttttatatatgatgGACCATTTAAAGTGAGAACATCAAATTATAGAAATGAAAATGTTTTAATGAATTtccctttttatatttttctttaaaaaaagtatGACAAAAAAGATACGAAGGGATCAGTATTACGCGAAGAGACATACGAAGGTGTCACCGGAAAAGTACGGAGAGAAATTAGGATTTTAATTGctcttaataaattaattggaAAAACTAACGGACCATAATTTCCCACGCGTTCCGTTTCGCGTGGGTTCCACTCGCCGCCGTCAGAGCCGTGGTTGTGAATTTGAATCCGTTTCGTTTGGTCACGCTTAGGTATATCTATGCTTTATACTCGCTATTAAAGAGGAAAATACGAAGTTACCCCTAGTAGGAAACAAGTTTACGTTTTTGCcaccttttaaaaaaaacttaaatgacGAAAATATCCTTAGACGGAAATTACTTAACGGTGGCCGGTGGAAACTCCGGCGGCGAGATGCGATCCATGTTTTCCTATAAAAGCCCGTCACCAGACCCTCTCTTTCCCTCATCAAATTGCATTCTCTTTGTCTTTCTCTTTCTATACTCTCTCTCTCTAAATTGCACCTATAGAGCGACCCTCTTCTATCTTTCTCTCTCTACATCGGttcctctctttctctttctctctctataaATCGCCCCCTTCTGTGCGGAGTGAGAAGAGGTAAATTCTCTCTCTCCAGgactaattaatttaattttctattttttaatatttaaaaaattgggGTGGTGTGGGTTGTTGATAATTTCAGTAGTGAAATCTGGGAGGGTAAAGAATCAGTAAAAGATTATGATAGTGAATGAGGAAATCAGGGTTGACtgtttattttgatttgtgCATTATTTGGTTTGATGGTTTGTGATTGGGAGAATGGAGGACAACTGATTTGATCTCTGAACGTGGGGTGTCTGTGAGGATAAGATCTTGGTTAAGGGGTGTTTGGGAATTTGGAATCTTGGTGGATGGGGGCGTTGGTTAAGGTACTCACTTGGTTTTGGTTATTGAAACCCTAGATATGATGATTAGGTCACTCGGTGGATGGAGTTTTGTGGTTCCACGTTAAGTGTTTTGATTTAGGTTTTGGGACGACAAATTAGTTGTCATTTGATCTGGGGTGGTGTGAGTTCAGGACTGTTTCTTCTGCTTGTATTTTGCTGGGCTGGGTCTAATTTGACCCTTGTCATCTGATTCTCGAAAGGAGTTCTGTTGATAGGTGGATTGGTGGGCATTGGATGGTTTCTTGAAGATTGGCTTTTGGGGTGTTCTTACTGCtaagttttgtttttaagttgtttgtgGTGTTAGGTTTTGATTTGCTCTTGGGGATATCTGACTCTGTTGTTCTATGTGGATCTTTTGTTTGTTTAATTTTCATCATCAATTATATGCACAGTGATCAACCTATACTTGTACACAAGTCGTCACTAGCtacaaaaattgataaattgTAGATTTCCTTCTGTCTGTTTGTATAATTGTCTGTTTGGGTTTGGGGTAGTTGTCAGACATAGATTATTGTGATTATCTTCGGTTATATTGCATCCAGGTTGTATGTGCTTTTACTTGTTGTGTAAACTCCCATGTTGCTGCTTGTTACCTGACACTTTGAGGTAGTATAATTCATACCTCGAGTCTTACAGTTTGTACCTTTCGATTTGCAGGTGCACTGTCTGTCCTCATTGTGGGCATGTCATGGATATTGtctcttaaaataaataaaagcatCCTTTCTGTTCAACAATTTATTCTGAGTCTAGTTTGTATCCTTATGCATATGAGATGGGCTCTCGAGGAAGGCCATTATTTGATCTCAATGAACCGCCTACAGAGGATAATGACGGTAGAGATGGTATTGTCTGCATCCAGCCCCAAAAGACACACCCATCGACAAATCCCCATGCTTCTGATTTATTTCCAACATCAACTGCTGCCCAAGGAATAATAAATAATCATGCTTTTTCACATGCCTCATCTGTCTCTGGATTTCAACCTTTTGTTCGGCCTAAATCCACTGGTGTGCCTGAATCAGATGCTGAATTGAAGAGAGTAGGAGATCAGGACACAAAGGTTTCCTCCAAGTCAAGTAAAGATGAAGATGTGAAAGTTATGGATTCACGGATACTAAGTTCAACAAATGCCCAATCTACTGAGAGGGAAGAAGGGGAATGGTCTGATGAGGACGTTTTTGCTAATGCAAATGGAGGTAATAATCCTAAAGCAAATGGAGGTAATAATCCTAATGCAAATGGGGGTAATAATGCTAATGCAAATGTAGGTAATAATTTGCCACAACGAGGTCAAGCTTCAGAAGAGCTAGCAACATCTGGAATGGTGGATGTGAGTCTTCTGGTTGCGTCTGACAGTAAACCTAGAAATATTAAGAGTTCTGATAGTATAAATGATGAAAGGGGTAGTCATGCTTCTATAGGTCTAGAATCAAATTCGAGTGAGCAGAAAAACAATAGTATTCCAAATTCAGAAAGCAATATAAAAAGTGAAACCTCTAGTGATGCACTGGAGGAACCCACTTTAGTTCCCAAGCAAAAAGAAGTGAAAGGTATTGAAGCAAGTCATGCACTTAGGTGTGCAAATAATCCAGGTAAGAGGAAGATTGACCAACGTAAAGAGGAAATGTTGGGAAAGAAACGAAATAGACAGACAATGTTTCTTAACTTAGAAGATGTTAAGCAAGCAGGTCCTATTAAAACCTCAACCCCTAGAAGGCAAACTTTCTCATCATCATCTGTTGTTAGTCGAACAATAAAGGAAGTCCGCACTATTCCCGCACAAGTTGAGCGTGTTGGAATAGCTAAGGATCAGAAGCTCACTGATACATCTTCTGGTGAAGGTGGCAACCATGCTGAAGCACAAGAACCTAAATCTTCTGATTGTAATGGCGATACTTCTGGACCACTTGTTAGATCCAGGAGGTTAAACAGTGAGGCAGAACCTTCTGCAGAGGCCAATTTGCCACCAATTCCAAGACAGGGTTCATGGAAACAATTGACAGATTCAAGGCAGCAGAAGAACGCACTCCATTCTAATAGGAAGTTGGGACTGAGTAGTCAAAGTTCTAATGATGTTAAATTAGGAAACAAGAAACATCTTTCTATCAAGAAGCAGGCTCCTATCAGCAGCCAGTCCCAGGACACATCTGTTGAGCGCCTTATACGGGAGGTGACCAGTGAAAAGTTTTGGCATCACCCAGGTATCAAGTAATTGTATTATTACCATAGTGCAGATATATACTATTATTGCTAAGCTTTATGGTTTCTTTGGATTTGATTCACTTGATTCTTTGCACTCAAGTGGTTTCTGATTCTTCATCTTGTTGCTCCCTTCCTCCAGTTATCACACTGTGAGATTCATAACACTGGAGAGACATGCAAAGGTGATGACAGTTGTTTTTGGAATGAAATTTGATATTGATTTGATAGCTTCCTCTGGTTTACATGAATTCTTTATGTAATCCAGTTGCCATCATATGCCTCTTTTGTGTTATGGTTCTCAAGTTGTCTTGTTTCTTGAGAGAGATTGAAAGATAACCGGTGGAAGGGAAACTTGGAGCTTTACTTCAATTCAGTATTTTGACTATTATCTGCACTATTGTTCTATTTTCTCTACACTAATTGCTGATTTTATCCAATATGTTggattgttttgttttgttttctgtgaTTTGGATTTTATGAATGGTTTTTCTAAATGCAAAATATTCATGTTGTCTCAATTTTGTCACCCATAGTTTTAGATTCTTTAAAAGGATAATGACAGTTATTTGACCATTTTCAAAGCAAAGTTGGTCAACTGTTAGATTGTTAGGGTTATCCTACAAAATATACATACTGTAGAGAAGGATTCCTCACATGTTCTTAATTAGAAATTGTTATCTTTCCATTCAAATACAAGGTTGTTTATTAGAATGTCATTTCATCGATATTAGGATCTTTGGCTATTGTGGATGGAAGTATGGCAGTACCACTGAACAATTTGACTGTAGCTTAAATAATCTAACATTTTATTTTCACCTTCTGTTATTCTTTATGTAATAAAACTTGTAGACAATTTTCTCATACGTGAATTATTGTGATCAGATGAGCAAACAAATGAAAAAACATGTATCAATCATTGTTTCATATAGATGTTTCCTATTATTTGTAGGTTAAGGCTTTATGTTGTAGTATGTGCTTGCTGATTTAAGCTTGAACGCATTTGCTTCTAGTAAATGAATTGATCTTCATTCTTCATTTGTCTCTGTATCATCAATACAGATATATCCTTTGGTTCCTTTTgaaattattgtttatttatttgttgGTAACTAATTTAAGATCCTGTGATTCAGAGGAGACTGAGCTTCAGTGTGTTCCTGGACGGTTTGAATCAGTGGAAGAGTATGTTAGAGTATTTGAGCCTTTGCTTTTTGAGGAATGCCGTGCTCAACTTTATAGTACTTGGGAAGAATCAACTGAAACAGTGTCAAGGGATACTCATATTATGGTGCGTGTGAAGGCGAATGAGTCAAGGGAAAGAGGTACATCTTGTAACTTTCAGTGCTTGTTTTGTGTAGATATATATTTTACATCTTTTGCTCAGCAGTTTCACTGCTGTAAACTGATACTTGCTGCATTATTTTAAACACTCCATCTGTATAATGGAAACTGTCTCCTAAGTTCATGGAATTTAATTTTCTCTTTTCCTGCTTGTAAATATGTTTGTATCCTTACAAACCGTGTTTCATGCTTTTTCTCTGTAACTTCAACAAACAAATATGTTGTCCCTTACTTTCCTGCTTCTTAttgcttttgtttttttaatctgtgggtttaatttatttgaatcTCTGTTTAGGATGGTATGATGTTAAAGTTCTTCCAGTACATGAGTTCAAATGGTCATTTAAGGAGGGTGATGTTGCAATTCTTTCATCCCCCAGGCCTGGATCAGGTTTGTTGTCAAATATCTAGTACAGTATagtcagtttttttttttttttgtgttcaGTTGGGTTAATAGTTTCATTATGCTAGCAGTTAGATCCAAGCAGAACAGTTCATCTGTAGCTCAGGATGACGGGGAATCAGAAGTCACTGGACGAGTGGTTGGTACAGTTAGGCGTCACATACCTATTGATACCCGTGATCCTCCTGGTGCAATTCTTCATTACTATGTTGGAGACTCTTATGATCCCAGCAGGCAAGTGTTTGTTAGAATTTTCCCAATTGAGTTTTCTTTATAATGAATGTGTTGCTATGTACTTTTTTGGTTCCAATATTCATCGCAAATATAATTGGTCTTTCCTGTAGGGTTGATGATGATCATATCATAAGAAAGCTTCTAAGTGGAAGCATCTGGTACCTCACTGTTCTCGGTTCTCTTGCTACCACACAAAGGGAGTATGTTGCCCTACATGCATTTCGTCGATTAAATTTGCAGGTATATGTTGAAAATTATTCTGATGTAAAGTAGTGTTGTGGGATTTCAATTCTAACTACTTTTACTTTTCAGATGCAAACTGCAATCCTTCAGCCTAGTCCTGAACACTTCCCTAAATATGAGCAACAGACCCCAGCCATGCCTGAATGCTTCACTCAGAACTTTGTTGAGTATCTGCGTAGGACCTTCAATGAACCCCAGTTAGCAGCAATCCAATGGGCAGCTACGCATACAGCTGCTGGCACAAGTAGTGGATCAACAAAAAGGCAAGAACCTTGGCCATTTACCCTCGTTCAAGGACCTCCAGGAACAGGAAAAACACATACAGTGTGGGGAATGTTGAATGTCATTCACCTTGTTCAGTATCAGCACTACTACACCTCTTTGCTAAAGCATGTAGCCCCTGAGAGCTACAAGCAAGTCAATGAGATTAATTCTGATCATATCCCCACTGGATCTATTGATGAAGTTCTTCAAAACATGGACCAGAATCTCTTGCGAACCTTACCTAAACTGGTCCCAAAACCTAGAATGTTAGTCTGTGCTCCGTCTAATGCTGCCACTGATGAGCTTCTTGCCCGTGTTCTTGATCGTGGATTTATTGATGGGGAGATGAAAGTTTATCGACCTGATGTAGCTCGAGTTGGGGTTGATTCTCAGACACGTGCTGCCCAAGCAGTTTCTGTCGAGCGCAGAACTGAACAGCTTTTAATCAAGAGTCGAGAAGAAATTATGGGATGGATGCACCAGTTAAAGAATCGCGAGGCGCAGTTGACTCAGCAGTTGCATTGTCTTCATAGAGAACTTAATGCAGCTGCTGCTGCTGTTCGTTCCCAAGGATCTGTTGGTGTTGATCCTGACCTTCTCATGGCCCGAGATCAGAATCGAGATGCTTTGCTGCAGAACCTTGCTGCAGTTGTTGAAAATCGGGACAAGGTTCTGGTTGAGATGTCTCGCCTAGCCCTTCTTGAAAGTAGGTTTCGACCTGGTAGTGGATTTAATTTGGAAGAAGCCCGTGCTAGTTTGGAGGCCAGTTTTGCAAATGAAGCAGAGATTGTTTTCACTACAGTTTCTAGCAGTGGCCGTAAGTTGTTTTCTCGCCTTTCCCATGGTTTTGATATGGTGGTCATTGATGAGGCAgcccaagccagtgaggtggCAATTCTGCCTCCCCTCTCTCTTGGTGCAGCTCGTTGTGTCCTTGTTGGAGATCCTCAACAGCTTCCCGCTACAGTTATAAGCAAGGCTGCTGGAACATTGATGTACAGTAGGAGTCTTTTCGAAAGGTTCCAACAAGCAGGTTGCCCGACAATGTTGTTGTCTGTGCAGTACAGAATGCACCCTCATATTCGGGATTTCCCTTCTAGGTACTTCTATCAGGGGCGCCTTACTGATAGTGAAAGTGTCGTTAAACTGCCTGACGAGCCATACTACAAGGACCCTTTACTTAAACCTTATATATTCTATGATATCAGACATGGGCGTGAATCTCACAGAGGTGGATCAGTCTCTTATCAAAACATACATGAAGCACAATTTTGTCTCAGATTGTATGAGCATGTTCAGAAAACGGTCAAGTCTTTGGGTGTAGGAAAAATTACTGTTGGCATAATTACTCCTTATAAGCTGCAGTTGA harbors:
- the LOC137819761 gene encoding uncharacterized protein isoform X2, which gives rise to MGSRGRPLFDLNEPPTEDNDGRDGIVCIQPQKTHPSTNPHASDLFPTSTAAQGIINNHAFSHASSVSGFQPFVRPKSTGVPESDAELKRVGDQDTKVSSKSSKDEDVKVMDSRILSSTNAQSTEREEGEWSDEDVFANANGGNNPKANGGNNPNANGGNNANANVGNNLPQRGQASEELATSGMVDVSLLVASDSKPRNIKSSDSINDERGSHASIGLESNSSEQKNNSIPNSESNIKSETSSDALEEPTLVPKQKEVKGIEASHALRCANNPGKRKIDQRKEEMLGKKRNRQTMFLNLEDVKQAGPIKTSTPRRQTFSSSSVVSRTIKEVRTIPAQVERVGIAKDQKLTDTSSGEGGNHAEAQEPKSSDCNGDTSGPLVRSRRLNSEAEPSAEANLPPIPRQGSWKQLTDSRQQKNALHSNRKLGLSSQSSNDVKLGNKKHLSIKKQAPISSQSQDTSVERLIREVTSEKFWHHPEETELQCVPGRFESVEEYVRVFEPLLFEECRAQLYSTWEESTETVSRDTHIMVRVKANESRERGWYDVKVLPVHEFKWSFKEGDVAILSSPRPGSVRSKQNSSSVAQDDGESEVTGRVVGTVRRHIPIDTRDPPGAILHYYVGDSYDPSRVDDDHIIRKLLSGSIWYLTVLGSLATTQREYVALHAFRRLNLQMQTAILQPSPEHFPKYEQQTPAMPECFTQNFVEYLRRTFNEPQLAAIQWAATHTAAGTSSGSTKRQEPWPFTLVQGPPGTGKTHTVWGMLNVIHLVQYQHYYTSLLKHVAPESYKQVNEINSDHIPTGSIDEVLQNMDQNLLRTLPKLVPKPRMLVCAPSNAATDELLARVLDRGFIDGEMKVYRPDVARVGVDSQTRAAQAVSVERRTEQLLIKSREEIMGWMHQLKNREAQLTQQLHCLHRELNAAAAAVRSQGSVGVDPDLLMARDQNRDALLQNLAAVVENRDKVLVEMSRLALLESRFRPGSGFNLEEARASLEASFANEAEIVFTTVSSSGRKLFSRLSHGFDMVVIDEAAQASEVAILPPLSLGAARCVLVGDPQQLPATVISKAAGTLMYSRSLFERFQQAGCPTMLLSVQYRMHPHIRDFPSRYFYQGRLTDSESVVKLPDEPYYKDPLLKPYIFYDIRHGRESHRGGSVSYQNIHEAQFCLRLYEHVQKTVKSLGVGKITVGIITPYKLQLKCLQREFEEVLNSEEGKDLYINTVDAFQGQERDVIIMSCVRASSHGVGFVADIRRMNVALTRARRALWVMGNANALVQSEDWAALINDAKSRKCYMDMDSLPKDFLVSKGPVYTSLPKPSSNMRGMRSAGPRYRSMDMHMESRSGAPSEDDENMGAPIGSRNGNHRQSRFSMENSFDDFDHGGDKSRDSWQYGIQKKQNSSGPMGKRDV
- the LOC137819761 gene encoding uncharacterized protein isoform X1 gives rise to the protein MGSRGRPLFDLNEPPTEDNDGRDGIVCIQPQKTHPSTNPHASDLFPTSTAAQGIINNHAFSHASSVSGFQPFVRPKSTGVPESDAELKRVGDQDTKVSSKSSKDEDVKVMDSRILSSTNAQSTEREEGEWSDEDVFANANGGNNPKANGGNNPNANGGNNANANVGNNLPQRGQASEELATSGMVDVSLLVASDSKPRNIKSSDSINDERGSHASIGLESNSSEQKNNSIPNSESNIKSETSSDALEEPTLVPKQKEVKGIEASHALRCANNPGKRKIDQRKEEMLGKKRNRQTMFLNLEDVKQAGPIKTSTPRRQTFSSSSVVSRTIKEVRTIPAQVERVGIAKDQKLTDTSSGEGGNHAEAQEPKSSDCNGDTSGPLVRSRRLNSEAEPSAEANLPPIPRQGSWKQLTDSRQQKNALHSNRKLGLSSQSSNDVKLGNKKHLSIKKQAPISSQSQDTSVERLIREVTSEKFWHHPEETELQCVPGRFESVEEYVRVFEPLLFEECRAQLYSTWEESTETVSRDTHIMVRVKANESRERGWYDVKVLPVHEFKWSFKEGDVAILSSPRPGSAVRSKQNSSSVAQDDGESEVTGRVVGTVRRHIPIDTRDPPGAILHYYVGDSYDPSRVDDDHIIRKLLSGSIWYLTVLGSLATTQREYVALHAFRRLNLQMQTAILQPSPEHFPKYEQQTPAMPECFTQNFVEYLRRTFNEPQLAAIQWAATHTAAGTSSGSTKRQEPWPFTLVQGPPGTGKTHTVWGMLNVIHLVQYQHYYTSLLKHVAPESYKQVNEINSDHIPTGSIDEVLQNMDQNLLRTLPKLVPKPRMLVCAPSNAATDELLARVLDRGFIDGEMKVYRPDVARVGVDSQTRAAQAVSVERRTEQLLIKSREEIMGWMHQLKNREAQLTQQLHCLHRELNAAAAAVRSQGSVGVDPDLLMARDQNRDALLQNLAAVVENRDKVLVEMSRLALLESRFRPGSGFNLEEARASLEASFANEAEIVFTTVSSSGRKLFSRLSHGFDMVVIDEAAQASEVAILPPLSLGAARCVLVGDPQQLPATVISKAAGTLMYSRSLFERFQQAGCPTMLLSVQYRMHPHIRDFPSRYFYQGRLTDSESVVKLPDEPYYKDPLLKPYIFYDIRHGRESHRGGSVSYQNIHEAQFCLRLYEHVQKTVKSLGVGKITVGIITPYKLQLKCLQREFEEVLNSEEGKDLYINTVDAFQGQERDVIIMSCVRASSHGVGFVADIRRMNVALTRARRALWVMGNANALVQSEDWAALINDAKSRKCYMDMDSLPKDFLVSKGPVYTSLPKPSSNMRGMRSAGPRYRSMDMHMESRSGAPSEDDENMGAPIGSRNGNHRQSRFSMENSFDDFDHGGDKSRDSWQYGIQKKQNSSGPMGKRDV